Proteins from one Mercurialis annua linkage group LG7, ddMerAnnu1.2, whole genome shotgun sequence genomic window:
- the LOC126655605 gene encoding uncharacterized protein LOC126655605 produces the protein MFDHLDIPLLSAFVERWQPDTNSFHMPFGEMTITLHDVWHILRIPVVGAMGRKRMGKTFLAPELGGSGARHVTTRKVSASARRKKQAHTSPDDVRISVEDLRESDDFVSSEDEPEDEPRSNRRPEEVDVWTVTGPVPGGPEDDTVIPSFLGHVASRLWDGADRGVLKCQTRHGALKKLRQWYETASEEVKVLIDGTEISHLPFIMFDHLDIPLLSAFVERWQPDTNSFHMPFGEMTITLHDVWHILRIPVAGAMVSGLH, from the exons ATGTTTGATCATCTGGATATTCCGCTCCTTTCTGCATTTGTGGAGCGATGGCAGCCAGATACAAACTCTTTTCACATGCCATTCGGGGAGATGACCATCACATTACATGACGTGTGGCATATTCTTCGGATTCCAGTTGTTGGGGCTATG GGCAGAAAGCGTATGGGGAAGACGTTTTTGGCCCCAGAATTAGGGGGATCGGGAGCCCGTCACGTTACGACGCGTAAAGTTTCTGCCTCGGCTCGACGGAAGAAACAAGCGCATACTTCTCCCGATGACGTCCGCATTTCTGTTGAGGATCTTAGAGAGTCTGATGATTTTGTGAGCTCAGAGGACGAGCCAGAGGACGAGCcaa GGTCGAACAGACGACCTGAAGAGGTTGACGTGTGGACCGTTACTGGTCCAGTACCTGGTGGACCCGAGGATGACACTGTTATTCCTAGTTTTCTCGGGCATGTCGCTTCTCGGCTATGGGATGGGGCGGACAGAGGCGTGCTGAAGTGTCAGACTAGACATGGAGCTCTGAAGAAGCTGAGACAGTGGTATGAGACGGCCTCAGAGGAGGTTAAGGTGCTGATAGACGGGACTGAGATATCACATCTCCCGTTTATCATGTTTGATCATCTGGATATCCCGCTCCTTTCTGCATTTGTGGAGCGATGGCAGCCAGATACAAACTCTTTTCACATGCCATTCGGGGAGATGACCATCACATTACATGACGTGTGGCATATTCTTCGGATTCCAGTTGCTGGGGCTATGGTTTCAG GACTTcactga
- the LOC126655257 gene encoding methyl jasmonate esterase 1-like, which yields MESEQKQRHFVLIHGACHGAWCWYKVSTLLKSAGHKVTALDLAASGVNPKQVNQIKSVADYFEPLTEFMDSLPSEERVILVGHSFGGLGVSVSMERFSDQISAAVFAAATMPGPELSYSAVIEEYSRRIKLDSSVKDSKLTFGDGPNNPPTARLFGPKTMSTYLYQLSPLEDQMLGMMLIRPFPIFSKETVEKEVKFSKEKYGSVARIYIVCGQDEMVNEGLQRWMIHNNPPDEIKLISDSDHMLMFSQPREFCSCLQDIASKYF from the exons atggaGTCAGAGCAAAAACAGAGGCATTTTGTGTTGATCCATGGCGCCTGCCATGGAGCATGGTGCTGGTACAAGGTCTCTACTCTTCTAAAATCAGCTGGTCATAAAGTTACAGCTCTAGATCTCGCTGCTTCCGGTGTGAATCCAAAGCAGGTGAATCAGATTAAATCAGTAGCGGATTACTTTGAGCCGTTGACGGAATTTATGGATTCTTTGCCGTCGGAAGAACGAGTGATTTTAGTTGGTCATAGTTTTGGTGGACTTGGTGTGTCTGTTTCCATGGAGAGATTTTCTGATCAAATTTCAGCTGCAGTTTTTGCTGCGGCGACGATGCCGGGTCCGGAATTGAGTTACTCCGCCGTTATAGAAGAG TATAGTAGGAGAATAAAATTGGATTCCTCGGTGAAGGACTCGAAGCTTACATTTGGTGATGGGCCTAACAACCCTCCAACCGCTCGACTATTTGGCCCAAAGACTATGTCAACCTATTTGTACCAACTCTCACCATTAGAG GACCAAATGCTTGGAATGATGTTGATTAGACCATTCCCAATCTTTAGCAAGGAGACAGTGGAAAAAGAAGTAAAATTTAGCAAGGAAAAGTATGGATCAGTTGCTAGGATTTATATAGTGTGCGGCCAAGATGAGATGGTTAATGAGGGTCTTCAAAGATGGATGATCCATAACAATCCTCCTGATGAGATCAAGCTTATATCTGATTCTGATCATATGCTCATGTTTTCACAGCCTCGAGAGTTTTGCTCTTGTCTCCAGGACATTGCctctaaatatttttga
- the LOC130014480 gene encoding methyl jasmonate esterase 1-like, with product MESEQKQKHFVLIHGACHGAWCWYKVSALLKSAGHKVTALDLAASGVNPKQVHQIKSVADYFEPLTEFMDSLPSEERVILVGHSFGGVAVCDAMERFSDKISAAVFATATMPGPELSYNTVMEEYSSRITIDPSIWDTKLLFDDGPNNPPTARLSGPKTMSACLYQLSPPEDLMLGMMSIRPFPIFSNEAVESEVKFSKEKYGSVARVYIVCGQDHIVNEDLQRWMIHNNPPNEIKFISDSDHMVMFSQPQEFCSCLLEIASKYF from the exons atggaGTCAGAGCAAAAGCAGAAACATTTTGTGTTGATCCATGGAGCCTGTCATGGAGCATGGTGCTGGTACAAGGTCTCTGCTCTTCTGAAATCAGCTGGTCATAAAGTAACAGCTCTAGATCTAGCTGCTTCCGGTGTGAATCCAAAGCAGGTGCATCAGATTAAATCCGTCGCTGATTACTTTGAGCCGTTGACGGAATTTATGGATTCTTTGCCGTCGGAAGAACGAGTGATTTTGGTTGGTCATAGTTTTGGTGGAGTTGCTGTTTGTGATGCCATGGAGAGATTTTCCGATAAAATTTCAGCTGCAGTTTTTGCCACGGCGACGATGCCGGGACCGGAATTGAGTTACAACACCGTTATGGAAGAG TATAGTAGTAGAATTACAATTGACCCTTCAATATGGGACACGAAGCTTTTGTTTGATGATGGGCCTAATAACCCTCCAACCGCTCGACTATCTGGGCCCAAGACTATGTCTGCTTGTTTATACCAGCTCTCCCCACCCGAG GACCTAATGCTTGGAATGATGTCGATAAGACCATTCCCTATCTTTAGCAATGAGGCAGTGGAAAGTGAAGTAAAATTTAGCAAGGAAAAGTATGGCTCAGTTGCTAGAGTTTATATAGTATGCGGCCAAGATCACATTGTTAATGAGGATCTTCAGAGATGGATGATCCATAACAATCCTCCTAATGAAATCAAGTTCATATCTGATTCAGATCATATGGTCATGTTTTCACAACCACAAGAGTTTTGCTCTTGCCTCCTCGAGATTGCCTCTAAATATTTTTGA
- the LOC126655256 gene encoding methyl jasmonate esterase 1-like: MLSSSFLSIILFVSAFLVSVFSFPSHIALNKEMESNPQQRHFVLVHGACHGAWCWYKVFTLLKSAGHNVTALDLAAAGVNPKQVDELHSSSDYFEPLFDFMESLPSQERVVLVGHSMAGTGIAMAMERFPQKISAAVFAAATMPGPDLSPSAISAKYAKKFSDSMDNQLFYGNGPDSPPTAVVLGPKYMETKYYRFSPREDLALATFLVRPVPVFRNKQTEIHFTKENYGSVRRIFVVCDEENAEEQIWMVENNPPDEWKIISGSDHMVMFSKTQEFYSYLIEIGQKYF; encoded by the exons ATGTTATCCTCTAGCTTCCTTTCAATCATTCTGTTCGTTTCAGCTTTTCTCGTTTCGGTGTTTTCGTTTCCAAGCCACATAGCCT TAAATAAAGAAATGGAAAGCAATCCACAACAGAGGCATTTTGTATTAGTTCATGGCGCTTGTCATGGAGCCTGGTGCTGGTACAAGGTTTTTACACTCCTAAAATCAGCTGGTCACAATGTTACTGCTCTAGACCTTGCTGCTGCTGGTGTGAATCCGAAGCAAGTAGACGAGCTCCACTCAAGTTCCGATTACTTCGAACCATTGTTTGATTTTATGGAATCTCTGCCATCACAAGAAAGAGTCGTTCTAGTCGGCCATAGTATGGCTGGCACCGGTATTGCTATGGCTATGGAAAGGTTTCCGCAGAAAATTTCTGCAGCCGTGTTTGCTGCTGCTACCATGCCGGGCCCTGACTTGAGTCCTAGTGCTATTTCCGCAAAG TATGCTAAAAAATTCAGCGATAGCATGGACAATCAATTGTTCTACGGCAATGGACCCGACAGTCCTCCAACAGCCGTGGTCCTTGGTCCCAAGTACATGGAAACCAAGTATTATCGTTTTTCTCCACGGGAg GATTTGGCATTAGCTACATTTTTGGTCCGACCGGTACCTGTATTCAGAAATAAACAAACTGAAATACACTTTACGAAGGAGAATTATGGATCGGTTCGTCGAATTTTCGTCGTGTGCGATGAAGAAAATGCAGAAGAACAGATATGGATGGTAGAAAATAATCCTCCGGATGAATGGAAGATAATCTCGGGCTCTGATCACATGGTCATGTTTTCCAAAACTCAAGAATTTTATTCTTACCTCATAGAGATTGGACAGAAATACTTCTAA
- the LOC126654963 gene encoding salicylic acid-binding protein 2-like: MAEECYNNGKHFVLVHGAGGGAWVWYKVKPRLEASGHRVTVLDMAASGKHPKTYKEVHSFNEYNEPLMQFMGSLHENEKVILVGHSLGGMNLALAMEIYPQKISVAVFVSAVVPDTLNQPSYVFDKLYETALPDAGKDNQRSMEESTNGPIMWVHFGSKFLASTIYDLSSIEDLELGKIMYRPSSFFVSDLATAKKFSDEKYGSVRRVYIVCTDDKAVSEEFQRWTIKSSGIEDVIEIDSDHMPMASKPHDLCQHLIATALKYD; the protein is encoded by the exons ATGGCAGAGGAATGCTACAATAATGGGAAGCATTTTGTTCTAGTCCATGGTGCAGGAGGAGGAGCATGGGTGTGGTACAAGGTCAAGCCGCGACTCGAGGCTTCAGGCCACCGTGTCACGGTGCTAGACATGGCGGCTTCCGGCAAGCACCCCAAGACATACAAAGAGGTCCATTCATTTAACGAATATAATGAGCCTTTGATGCAATTTATGGGGTCACtacatgaaaatgaaaaagttaTATTAGTAGGTCATAGTTTAGGTGGTATGAATTTGGCTTTGGCAATGGAAATTTACCCTCAGAAGATTTCAGTTGCTGTTTTTGTATCAGCAGTTGTGCCTGATACGTTGAACCAACCATCATACGTTTTCGACAAG CTGTACGAGACGGCTTTACCGGATGCCGGAAAAGATAATCAAAGATCAATGGAAGAAAGCACCAATGGACCAATAATGTGGGTACACTTTGGTTCCAAATTTCTAGCTTCTACGATCTATGATTTAAGTTCCATTGAG GATCTTGAGCTAGGAAAAATTATGTACAGACCATCGTCATTTTTCGTATCAGATTTAGCTACGGCCAAGAAATTCTCCGATGAAAAATACGGATCGGTTCGACGAGTTTATATTGTGTGTACGGATGATAAAGCCGTCTCAGAAGAGTTTCAGAGATGGACCATAAAATCCAGTGGGATTGAAGATGTGATTGAGATTGATTCTGATCATATGCCAATGGCTTCCAAGCCGCACGATCTTTGTCAACATTTAATTGCAACAGCACTTAAATACGACTAA